From a region of the Bacteroidota bacterium genome:
- a CDS encoding Spy/CpxP family protein refolding chaperone, translating into MFGRKTRWFIPVIPVVLGSMMAVGCHHRPSTPEERADWITDKISDELDLTKDQEVKVKAIVLNVQSQVPDLKKARMDAWSELYSQVQADKVDATRLTDNLNARRDEMSKAIPAISQGFADLYAILTPEQRADLKKSMEKINRRLTD; encoded by the coding sequence ATGTTTGGAAGAAAAACACGCTGGTTCATTCCGGTTATTCCCGTCGTTTTAGGTAGCATGATGGCCGTTGGCTGTCATCACCGTCCATCCACCCCGGAAGAACGTGCCGACTGGATCACCGATAAAATCTCGGATGAGCTCGATCTGACGAAGGATCAGGAAGTGAAAGTGAAGGCCATTGTCCTGAACGTGCAGTCACAGGTGCCCGATCTGAAAAAGGCGCGCATGGATGCCTGGTCCGAATTGTACAGCCAGGTTCAGGCCGATAAAGTGGATGCCACCCGTCTGACCGACAACCTGAATGCCCGCCGCGATGAGATGAGCAAGGCCATTCCGGCCATCAGTCAGGGATTTGCCGATTTGTATGCCATTCTCACACCAGAGCAGCGTGCAGACCTGAAAAAATCCATGGAAAAAATCAACCGCCGGCTGACCGACTAA
- a CDS encoding response regulator transcription factor — MKTILIIDDDAKLNQLLTGYLTGFGFSVESATDPADGLKQLVRIQPDLVILDVMLPGMDGFEVCKTIRKTSAVPVIMLTARGDVTDRIVGLEIGADDYLPKPFEPRELVARIQTVLRRQTPAANGSDLLQSGSLTVDVGRREARLNDQLLDLTTAELDLLILLMKQPGKVFSRDDLLENLRGFEWDATNRTMDILVSRLRTKLEDDPKSPTWIRTVWGTGYQFLPARSA, encoded by the coding sequence ATGAAAACCATTCTGATCATTGATGACGATGCCAAACTGAACCAGTTGCTGACCGGTTACCTCACCGGATTCGGCTTCTCGGTTGAGTCGGCCACCGATCCGGCAGACGGATTGAAACAACTGGTCCGGATCCAGCCGGATCTGGTCATTCTGGATGTGATGCTGCCGGGCATGGATGGATTCGAGGTGTGCAAAACCATCCGGAAAACCTCTGCGGTTCCGGTCATCATGCTGACGGCCCGCGGGGATGTGACCGACCGGATTGTAGGACTCGAAATCGGGGCCGATGATTACCTTCCCAAACCATTTGAACCCCGTGAACTGGTGGCCCGCATTCAAACGGTGCTACGCAGACAAACCCCCGCCGCCAATGGGTCCGACCTGCTTCAGTCCGGCTCGCTCACCGTCGATGTCGGGCGCCGTGAAGCCCGGTTGAATGACCAGCTTCTCGATCTGACCACCGCCGAACTGGACCTGCTCATTCTGCTGATGAAGCAACCCGGAAAAGTGTTCAGCCGGGACGATCTGCTCGAGAACCTCCGCGGATTTGAATGGGATGCCACCAACCGCACCATGGATATTCTCGTCAGTCGGCTGAGAACCAAGCTGGAGGACGATCCGAAATCGCCCACCTGGATCCGGACGGTCTGGGGAACAGGGTATCAGTTTCTGCCGGCCCGATCCGCATGA
- a CDS encoding HAMP domain-containing histidine kinase, producing MRTAHRPFHSPLNRIQRSVFMKLTLILLVAAALVLFILVGFFRALWVESTEPPWKSHALAYVGYVVRDIGSPPDSLKIRQLSRDLKMEILVVSTDAAGSFQSGAFPVEALADEPDWQRQSGALRYGEWNREFLIGYQLGAYQYWFAPVDQKLFKPDWVRLFLLLLALLAVLAGIFIAIRRILRPVSVLVDGIRKISAGNLDVSFRSRSDEFGVISQTLTDLTTAVKERLKARDQLLLDVSHELRSPLTRMKVALELPDRSALVSSVSADIRELEGMITEILETERLRSPHGGLRKQSLRMDHLLSALALEAGPRVRFEQVESDRDPVLQADEERLRQVFRNLVENGLKYGRSDVVIRLTGQADGWMVTITDDGEGIRPEDLPYVFEPFYRADKSRTRSTGGFGLGLSLCQTIVTAHGGTIRVESEPGSTTFSVWLPVA from the coding sequence ATGAGAACGGCTCATCGCCCCTTTCACTCACCGCTGAACCGCATTCAGCGATCGGTTTTCATGAAACTCACGCTGATTTTGCTGGTGGCGGCTGCGCTGGTCCTGTTCATTCTGGTGGGGTTCTTCCGGGCCTTGTGGGTGGAATCCACTGAACCTCCCTGGAAAAGTCATGCACTCGCCTACGTGGGTTATGTGGTGCGTGACATTGGGTCGCCACCCGACAGCCTGAAAATCAGACAGTTGAGCCGTGATCTGAAGATGGAAATTCTGGTGGTGTCGACAGACGCTGCTGGCTCGTTTCAGTCTGGTGCCTTCCCGGTGGAGGCCCTGGCCGATGAACCCGACTGGCAGCGTCAGTCCGGGGCACTCCGTTACGGCGAGTGGAATCGTGAATTCCTGATTGGCTATCAGCTTGGCGCGTATCAGTACTGGTTTGCCCCCGTCGATCAGAAACTGTTCAAACCCGATTGGGTGCGGTTGTTCCTGCTGCTGCTGGCCTTGTTGGCGGTTCTGGCTGGTATTTTCATCGCCATCCGGCGGATTTTAAGACCGGTCTCCGTTCTGGTGGATGGAATCAGGAAAATCAGTGCGGGCAATCTGGATGTGAGCTTCCGGTCACGTTCCGACGAATTTGGCGTGATCAGCCAGACTCTGACCGATCTGACGACCGCCGTAAAGGAACGGCTGAAGGCCCGCGATCAGTTATTGCTCGATGTCAGTCATGAACTGCGCTCGCCGCTGACCCGGATGAAGGTGGCGCTTGAACTTCCTGACCGGTCAGCCCTGGTGTCTTCGGTATCTGCCGACATCCGGGAACTGGAAGGGATGATTACTGAGATTCTGGAAACCGAACGGCTCCGCAGTCCGCATGGCGGATTGAGAAAACAGTCGCTGAGGATGGATCATCTGCTGTCGGCCCTGGCTCTGGAGGCGGGTCCGCGGGTTCGCTTTGAGCAGGTGGAATCAGACCGGGATCCGGTACTTCAGGCGGATGAGGAGCGGTTGAGACAGGTATTCCGGAACCTGGTGGAAAACGGTCTGAAATATGGCAGGAGTGATGTGGTGATCCGTCTGACCGGACAAGCAGATGGCTGGATGGTCACCATTACCGATGATGGGGAAGGAATCCGGCCGGAGGACCTGCCCTATGTGTTTGAACCTTTCTACCGGGCCGATAAAAGCCGCACCCGATCCACGGGCGGATTCGGGTTGGGGTTGTCATTGTGCCAGACCATTGTGACCGCTCATGGTGGCACGATCCGGGTGGAATCGGAACCGGGAAGCACCACGTTTTCGGTCTGGTTGCCGGTGGCGTGA
- a CDS encoding EamA family transporter, with translation MKTDRLLIPLGFVAICLIWGSTWLAIKWGYDAFPPLLGSAIRFLLASVIFAGILLVRKTPFPTSRSEWKAVWSLGVLGFGLAYGVVYLGQQYIPSALASILFTTYPFWVAIGNALILKETRMTPSKVLALILGFAGIVLIFGRKLTGFDWTYLGGMSLILLSSLIQAVNLITIRQWATRISPIMLNFLSMAIGGGLLLIWSLLTESWTTVHFSASGLISTLYLTVVGSVLVFTIYWWLLSRVQAVTLSLSAFITPVVAVFVGYFLGGETLDLYVYAGGAIAISGILVYNLTDRTHSGNAS, from the coding sequence ATGAAAACAGACCGTCTTCTCATTCCTTTGGGCTTTGTTGCCATCTGTCTGATCTGGGGATCCACCTGGCTGGCCATCAAGTGGGGCTATGATGCCTTTCCTCCCCTGTTGGGAAGCGCCATCCGGTTCCTGCTTGCCTCGGTGATCTTTGCTGGCATTCTGCTCGTCAGAAAGACTCCCTTTCCCACTTCCCGCTCCGAATGGAAGGCCGTCTGGTCGCTGGGCGTTCTCGGATTTGGTCTGGCCTACGGTGTGGTTTACCTTGGGCAGCAGTACATTCCCAGCGCACTGGCCAGCATCCTGTTCACCACCTATCCATTCTGGGTCGCCATCGGCAATGCGCTCATTCTGAAGGAAACCCGGATGACGCCTTCGAAGGTTCTTGCGCTCATTCTGGGGTTCGCGGGCATTGTTCTGATTTTCGGCCGGAAACTCACCGGTTTCGACTGGACCTATCTGGGCGGCATGTCGCTCATTCTGCTCAGCTCGCTGATTCAGGCCGTTAACCTCATCACGATCAGGCAGTGGGCCACCCGGATCTCTCCCATCATGCTGAATTTTCTCTCCATGGCCATCGGCGGCGGATTGCTTCTTATCTGGAGTCTGCTGACCGAATCCTGGACCACTGTGCATTTTTCTGCATCCGGACTGATCTCCACCCTGTATCTGACGGTGGTGGGAAGTGTGCTCGTCTTTACCATTTACTGGTGGCTGCTGTCTCGGGTTCAGGCGGTCACGTTGTCCCTGTCGGCCTTCATCACACCAGTCGTGGCCGTGTTTGTGGGATACTTTCTCGGCGGAGAAACGCTCGATCTGTATGTCTATGCCGGCGGTGCCATTGCCATTTCCGGCATTCTTGTCTACAATCTGACCGACCGGACCCACTCCGGGAACGCCTCATGA
- a CDS encoding PhzF family phenazine biosynthesis protein produces the protein MLVHEIHAFTAPGFLGNPAGVSLIPPGLPDRDLQSVAHQMGLSETAFLIPEGPNRFHLRWFTPTTEVALCGHATLASAHLLWESGNASRQEPIEFMTLSGLLVTRPEGPVILMDFPAKPPVFTSLFDELISGLGIKPVFTGRSVFDLMVVVRTEEEVRRFVPDLEAIRQSGVRGLILTAPSGSADYDFVSRFFAPAAGVDEDPVTGSAHCTLGPYWMTLLAKNPVTGLQVSGRGGVVKVRIHGDRVDLIGSAVTAGQRDIEPKAV, from the coding sequence ATGCTGGTACATGAAATTCATGCGTTTACCGCTCCGGGCTTTCTGGGAAATCCGGCCGGAGTGAGTCTGATTCCGCCAGGACTTCCCGACCGGGATCTGCAATCGGTCGCCCATCAGATGGGTCTGTCAGAGACGGCTTTTCTCATTCCGGAAGGACCGAACCGGTTTCACTTAAGATGGTTCACGCCGACTACCGAAGTGGCCTTGTGCGGTCATGCGACCCTTGCCTCGGCTCACTTGTTGTGGGAGTCGGGGAACGCCTCGCGGCAGGAACCGATTGAATTTATGACATTGAGCGGATTGCTGGTCACCCGTCCGGAAGGGCCGGTGATTCTGATGGATTTTCCTGCTAAGCCGCCCGTGTTCACGTCTCTGTTCGATGAGCTGATCTCAGGTCTCGGGATAAAGCCCGTTTTCACCGGCCGCAGTGTGTTTGATCTGATGGTGGTGGTGAGAACGGAAGAGGAAGTGCGCCGGTTTGTTCCCGATCTGGAAGCCATCCGGCAGTCGGGAGTGAGAGGATTGATTCTGACCGCTCCATCCGGTTCGGCCGATTACGATTTTGTCAGCCGGTTTTTTGCTCCGGCGGCCGGTGTGGATGAAGATCCGGTTACCGGCAGTGCCCATTGCACGCTGGGTCCGTACTGGATGACGCTTCTGGCGAAAAATCCGGTGACGGGTTTGCAGGTATCCGGGCGTGGCGGGGTGGTGAAAGTCCGCATTCACGGTGACCGGGTCGATCTGATCGGGTCGGCGGTTACTGCCGGTCAGCGGGACATCGAACCAAAAGCCGTTTAA
- a CDS encoding hydrogenase maturation nickel metallochaperone HypA, protein MHELSLAQDIAQLVLDHIPAGSAAGVREIRLTVNEHGNILVPSLEFCFEAIRGEYGLINSRLVIRMEPVQVTCVRCGAVSRVRIVYECTACGSQEVQAGQADDLRVTDILLDD, encoded by the coding sequence ATGCATGAATTGTCGCTGGCTCAGGATATCGCCCAACTGGTTCTGGACCACATTCCGGCCGGTTCGGCTGCGGGGGTGAGGGAAATCAGACTGACGGTGAATGAACACGGAAATATTCTGGTTCCCTCGCTGGAGTTTTGCTTCGAGGCCATCCGCGGGGAATATGGACTGATCAACAGCCGGTTGGTTATCCGGATGGAGCCGGTTCAGGTAACCTGTGTGCGGTGCGGGGCGGTTTCCCGGGTCAGAATCGTTTATGAATGCACGGCCTGCGGCAGTCAGGAGGTGCAGGCTGGTCAGGCAGACGATTTACGGGTGACCGATATTCTGCTGGATGACTGA
- a CDS encoding aldo/keto reductase yields MIYNLFGSAGFTVSVLGFGAGEIGDGSLSEDHVGSIVNQAADAGITLFDTARGYGESERRIGRHLSWRRKDLILSTKVGYGIHGLADWSYDIILAGIHEAMALMRTDYIDIVHLHSCPIEVLQRGEVLHALDQARQQGKIRVAAYSGENEALRFAAESAVLGGLQSSVNVFDQRVIDEVIPGAVKNGKGYIAKRPLGNIPWKYTDQPVGAYAETYWLRMKAMGLDFGSQWTETALRFTAFHTGISSCIAGTTNPVNLMANLAAIEKGPLPNEVVSQIRQAFKTHDQNWTGEV; encoded by the coding sequence ATGATATACAATTTGTTCGGATCAGCAGGCTTTACCGTTTCGGTTCTCGGCTTTGGTGCAGGTGAAATCGGCGATGGCTCACTCAGTGAAGACCATGTCGGTTCCATCGTGAACCAGGCCGCCGATGCAGGAATTACTCTTTTCGATACCGCCCGCGGCTATGGAGAGTCCGAACGGCGGATCGGGCGGCACCTGAGCTGGCGCCGCAAGGATCTCATCCTTTCCACCAAGGTCGGATATGGAATCCATGGTCTGGCCGACTGGTCGTACGACATCATTCTGGCCGGCATTCATGAGGCCATGGCGCTTATGCGAACCGATTACATCGACATTGTTCATCTGCATTCCTGCCCCATTGAGGTGCTGCAGCGCGGCGAGGTGCTTCATGCCCTCGATCAGGCCCGTCAGCAGGGAAAAATCAGAGTGGCCGCTTACTCGGGAGAAAACGAGGCTCTGCGGTTTGCAGCTGAATCCGCGGTTCTGGGCGGATTGCAATCCTCGGTGAATGTGTTCGATCAGCGGGTGATTGATGAGGTGATTCCCGGTGCCGTAAAAAACGGAAAGGGCTATATCGCGAAACGACCGCTCGGAAACATTCCGTGGAAATACACCGACCAACCGGTTGGTGCCTACGCAGAAACCTACTGGCTGCGGATGAAGGCCATGGGGCTGGATTTTGGCTCACAGTGGACCGAAACCGCTTTGCGGTTCACGGCTTTCCACACGGGAATTTCTTCCTGCATCGCCGGAACCACCAATCCGGTCAATCTGATGGCCAACCTGGCTGCCATCGAAAAAGGTCCGCTTCCCAATGAAGTGGTTTCTCAAATCCGGCAGGCATTCAAAACCCACGACCAGAACTGGACCGGCGAGGTCTGA
- a CDS encoding 6,7-dimethyl-8-ribityllumazine synthase codes for MSTFKLQPVPLSVKGKKFAIVASRFNNDLCEELIAGATETLAAHGVTPDSVTIHRCPGAFEIPMLAFKVIDETEVDAVICLGAVVKGDTPHFDFVAGSCASGIMQVAIETGIPVIFGVLTTNNDEQAWERADRKRMNKGGESALTAMEMADSFSKLERK; via the coding sequence ATGTCTACTTTCAAACTGCAGCCGGTCCCCTTATCGGTCAAGGGTAAAAAATTTGCAATCGTCGCTTCACGGTTTAACAACGACCTTTGTGAAGAGTTAATTGCCGGGGCCACGGAAACCCTGGCCGCCCATGGGGTCACACCCGATTCGGTCACCATCCACCGATGTCCCGGGGCCTTTGAAATTCCCATGCTGGCCTTTAAAGTGATTGATGAAACGGAGGTCGATGCGGTGATCTGTCTCGGAGCCGTGGTGAAGGGCGACACCCCTCATTTCGATTTTGTGGCTGGTTCCTGTGCGTCCGGAATCATGCAGGTGGCTATCGAAACCGGTATCCCGGTCATTTTTGGGGTACTGACCACCAACAATGACGAACAGGCCTGGGAACGGGCCGACCGCAAACGCATGAACAAAGGGGGAGAGTCGGCATTGACAGCCATGGAAATGGCCGATTCCTTCAGTAAACTGGAACGTAAATGA
- a CDS encoding PHP domain-containing protein, whose protein sequence is MIRGSFHNHTIHSDGRLTPEQLLLKYKQKKFTHLSVTDHDNAGAYGELKVLAPELGINLITGLEFSTQFRSFPECHIIGLNIDTASPDLRAYEHEILSGRKTRAESIVKKMHELGVHPDLDTLGELYTNPSIGRPHIAAILIKHGLVRTVQDGFRQYLSPGKPLYIRKHQWSSERVIALIHSLGGKAILAHPTDHFSPDDVNELVETGLDGIEVIHPMNKLKYAKIWRDYAQKNRLIISGGADFHGIEKSEDRAIGRYYLEGQDLRNLLNALEN, encoded by the coding sequence ATGATCCGTGGAAGTTTTCACAACCATACCATCCATTCCGACGGCCGGTTAACCCCGGAACAGCTTCTTTTAAAATATAAGCAGAAAAAATTCACGCATCTCTCCGTCACCGACCATGACAATGCCGGTGCGTATGGTGAGTTAAAAGTTCTTGCTCCCGAACTGGGAATCAACCTCATCACGGGACTGGAGTTTTCCACACAGTTCCGGTCCTTTCCCGAATGCCACATCATCGGTCTGAATATCGACACCGCCAGTCCGGACCTGCGTGCCTATGAGCATGAAATCCTGTCGGGCCGGAAAACCCGCGCCGAATCCATCGTGAAGAAAATGCATGAACTCGGCGTACATCCCGATCTTGACACCCTGGGTGAACTGTACACCAACCCCAGTATCGGAAGACCTCACATTGCCGCCATCCTTATCAAACACGGCCTGGTCCGCACGGTTCAGGATGGTTTCCGGCAGTATCTGAGTCCCGGAAAACCTCTTTACATCCGAAAGCACCAATGGTCTTCCGAGCGGGTGATTGCCCTGATTCACTCGCTGGGCGGAAAGGCCATTCTGGCGCACCCGACCGACCATTTTTCCCCCGATGACGTCAATGAACTGGTGGAAACCGGATTGGATGGAATCGAGGTGATCCATCCCATGAACAAACTGAAATACGCCAAAATCTGGCGCGATTATGCCCAGAAGAATCGTCTGATTATTTCGGGTGGCGCCGATTTTCATGGCATTGAAAAATCGGAAGACCGGGCCATCGGACGGTACTATCTGGAAGGTCAGGATTTGAGAAATCTCCTAAATGCTCTGGAAAACTGA
- a CDS encoding Crp/Fnr family transcriptional regulator: MLTIDQLRNFSIFSDLKDEDLRGILPMVTVKQYKKESILLIEEEEATNVFFIVNGKVKISRLSEDGREVILSILGDYDFFGEMAVIDGFARSANAVCINDSELAVMDGRDFMDVLYKYSDVPIALLRELAVRLRKSDSQIKSLSLGDATGRVGNTLLRLADDIGIMHQGRVELQNVPLQQDLANMAGTSRETISRVLHMFTEEGHISRDGNKIVILDYNRFRELFG, from the coding sequence ATGTTAACCATCGATCAGCTGCGGAATTTTTCGATTTTCTCCGATCTGAAGGACGAGGACCTGCGTGGAATTCTACCAATGGTCACGGTCAAGCAGTACAAAAAGGAAAGTATTCTGCTGATAGAGGAAGAGGAAGCCACGAATGTCTTTTTTATCGTCAATGGAAAGGTAAAGATCTCCCGGCTGAGCGAAGATGGCCGCGAGGTGATTCTGTCCATTCTTGGCGATTATGATTTCTTTGGAGAGATGGCCGTCATTGACGGATTCGCCCGATCTGCCAACGCCGTCTGCATCAATGATTCCGAACTGGCCGTGATGGATGGCCGTGATTTCATGGATGTCTTGTATAAATATTCCGATGTTCCCATCGCCCTTCTGCGCGAACTGGCCGTCCGTCTGCGGAAATCGGATAGTCAGATTAAATCGCTCTCACTGGGCGATGCCACCGGCCGTGTGGGAAATACACTGCTCCGGCTGGCCGATGATATCGGCATCATGCATCAGGGACGGGTCGAATTACAGAATGTCCCCCTTCAGCAGGATCTGGCCAACATGGCAGGAACCTCGCGCGAAACCATTTCCCGTGTGCTTCACATGTTCACCGAAGAAGGACATATCAGCCGGGATGGCAACAAGATTGTCATTCTGGACTACAACCGGTTCCGTGAGCTTTTCGGATGA
- a CDS encoding PQQ-binding-like beta-propeller repeat protein, protein MKTTLLFLGLMLTGCSTLQVNWTNGYEPVPFNGADRTGMDSDTIPDPIGSTTGYLAGSPWMIPGGWLIPTTRGRLVVLDTSDLSFGSELRLPGSMDHPGLMDGPVWWGAGAKNGTGWVASVDLRTGRITGKAELPVPVSPACQDTKMIVLFSDDQRLTAIDKQTLKTLWRTWISPPDRWVWAGLPDSTALTAITRLGKVCRINRETGRSVLTTQLPDTIEQVLWQSGDTLVYSGPGNRIGIVVGSAKPVKSPGHAALPSGRLIRSGSYLTGINPSGAIIRLNLHTWELTRIAGTDPSVEPVTVTTTGLILSGTGPFLIVTDDQKPGSRHKVQLPGRPVSPVIPAGRYRVVQLSSQEWIVLKEAP, encoded by the coding sequence TTGAAAACGACTCTGCTTTTTCTCGGTCTGATGCTGACCGGCTGCTCGACCCTGCAGGTAAACTGGACCAACGGGTACGAACCGGTTCCGTTCAACGGAGCGGATCGGACCGGAATGGACTCTGACACCATTCCCGACCCGATCGGATCCACCACCGGTTATCTGGCCGGTTCACCCTGGATGATTCCCGGCGGATGGCTGATTCCCACCACCCGGGGACGACTGGTTGTTCTTGATACCAGCGACCTGTCCTTTGGCAGTGAGTTAAGATTACCCGGATCGATGGACCATCCCGGGTTGATGGATGGCCCGGTCTGGTGGGGTGCCGGCGCCAAAAACGGTACCGGGTGGGTAGCCTCGGTCGATCTCAGAACCGGCCGCATCACGGGAAAAGCGGAGTTGCCCGTGCCGGTCTCGCCAGCCTGTCAGGATACAAAAATGATCGTGCTGTTCAGTGACGATCAGCGGTTAACGGCCATTGACAAACAAACCTTGAAAACCTTGTGGAGAACCTGGATTTCCCCTCCCGACCGGTGGGTCTGGGCCGGACTTCCCGACAGCACCGCTCTGACAGCAATTACCCGGCTCGGAAAGGTTTGCCGGATCAACCGTGAAACCGGCCGGTCGGTTCTGACCACTCAGCTGCCGGATACCATTGAACAGGTTTTGTGGCAGTCGGGTGATACCCTTGTCTATTCTGGTCCCGGGAACCGGATCGGAATTGTCGTCGGGTCAGCAAAGCCGGTGAAATCGCCCGGTCACGCCGCCCTGCCCTCCGGCCGTCTCATCCGTTCGGGTTCTTATCTGACGGGTATTAATCCATCGGGTGCCATTATCCGGCTGAATCTCCATACCTGGGAACTGACGCGGATCGCCGGCACCGACCCTTCGGTGGAGCCCGTTACGGTTACAACCACCGGTCTGATCCTTTCCGGAACCGGACCGTTTCTGATCGTTACCGATGACCAGAAACCGGGTTCACGCCACAAGGTTCAGTTACCCGGACGCCCGGTGTCGCCGGTTATTCCTGCCGGCCGGTACCGGGTGGTACAACTGTCCAGCCAGGAATGGATTGTGTTAAAGGAAGCACCATGA